From the Rhodoferax sp. WC2427 genome, one window contains:
- a CDS encoding sigma-E factor negative regulatory protein, whose protein sequence is MAKEHIDTPQDALSALADGQLRGEAFVLAVERVVQQPEAQATWHAYHVVGDVLRSNDLAFCTDDQAFLARFQSRLALEPVLAPALNTTNLIAIAAYESSAKALFDAQDISDDVAANAPSFRWKMVAGLASVLAVVAVGWNVMGGLGGTPTGQQLAQATSATPVLQAVALDSPKNAAPQVMLRDARLDALMAAHKQFGGTSALQMPAGFISNATYETPAR, encoded by the coding sequence ATGGCCAAAGAACATATTGACACCCCGCAGGATGCCCTTTCGGCATTGGCCGATGGGCAATTGCGCGGTGAGGCATTTGTGCTGGCGGTGGAGCGCGTGGTGCAGCAGCCCGAAGCCCAGGCCACCTGGCACGCTTACCACGTGGTGGGGGACGTGCTGCGCTCCAACGACCTGGCTTTTTGTACCGACGACCAGGCTTTTCTGGCCCGCTTCCAGAGCCGATTGGCTTTGGAGCCGGTTTTGGCACCTGCCCTAAATACTACAAATTTGATAGCTATTGCCGCTTATGAATCAAGCGCTAAGGCCTTGTTTGATGCACAAGATATTTCTGACGATGTAGCGGCCAATGCGCCCAGTTTTCGCTGGAAGATGGTGGCTGGCTTGGCCTCTGTGCTGGCGGTCGTGGCCGTTGGCTGGAACGTCATGGGCGGCCTGGGCGGCACCCCAACCGGGCAGCAACTGGCCCAAGCCACCTCCGCCACGCCCGTGTTGCAAGCCGTGGCGTTGGACAGTCCGAAGAACGCGGCTCCCCAGGTCATGCTGCGCGATGCCCGCCTGGACGCATTGATGGCGGCGCACAAGCAGTTTGGCGGCACCTCGGCCTTGCAAATGCCTGCAGGCTTCATCAGCAACGCCACCTACGAGACGCCCGCCCGCTGA